In Cheilinus undulatus linkage group 24, ASM1832078v1, whole genome shotgun sequence, a single window of DNA contains:
- the LOC121506341 gene encoding zinc finger protein 180-like isoform X1, whose amino-acid sequence MYSEESLREFVTERLTAAAEDIFVVFKKTIIEYEEKIERQRKLLDIVWKPDINVYRIKLPQQPICKEDEGLVDPEGTFSPVLEEAEPPRIKEEPEEPCSIQEGERLILKEETDAFMLTPAYKESYHSEPQLKRGHMPFSYNSHVAENQSLEGSKHEDSEPNRNKDPNIIPQNSHNTDVSGVHFGPLQDQQSYKCDTCDKAFRSKSALRTHHRVHTGKETHSCKICGETFSWKSILTLHTRRHKDDRPFSCKICGNRFFNMSALRKHSLIHTGERPFKCDTCGKSCRSKSDLNVHMRTHTGERPYSCGMCGKSFNQISHYYSHIKIHTGEKPFSCKTCGKRFHRISHLKAHVWTHENRFMCKTCGQSCRDSHELKAHMGAHTGERPYSCDICGKSFIHMSLYHSHIKVHSDERLFTCETCGSSFMNCTKLKKHMKDVHEGGKL is encoded by the exons ATGTATTCAGAGGAGAGTTTGCGAGAATTTGTCACGGAGCGACTAACGGCTGCTGCTGAGGAcatatttgtagtttttaagAAAACTATCATAGAATACGAGGAGAAGATCGAGCGACAGCGCAAACTGCTGGATATCGTTTGGAAACCTGACATTAACGTGTACAGAATAA AGCTCCCTCAGCAACCTATCTGTAAGGAAGATGAGGGTCTGGTTGACCCAGAGGGGACCTTCAGTCCAGTCCTAGAGGAAGCAGAGCCTCCACGGATTAAAGAGGAACCAGAGGAACCCTGCAGCATTCAGGAGGGAGAGCGGCTCATACTGAAGGAGGAGACGGACGCGTTCATGTTGACTCCTGCTTATAAGGAAAGTTACCACAGTGAACCACAACTTAAACGTGGACACATGCCATTTTCTTACAACTCTCACGTTGCTGAGAATCAAAGTCTTGAAGGAAGTAAACATGAGGACTCGGAaccaaacagaaacaaagaccCCAACATAATTCCCCAAAACAGTCACAACACTGACGTGTCAGGGGTTCATTTTGGTCCTCTTCAAGATCAGCAGTCTTACAAATGTGACACTTGTGATAAAGCTTTTAGGAGTAAGTCAGCCTTACGGACACATCATCGTGTTCACACTGGTAAAGAAACTCATTCTTGCAAGATCTGTGGGGAAACTTTCAGTTGGAAGTCAATCCTGACTCTTCATACAAGACGCCACAAAGATGACAGGCCCTTTTCTTGCAAAATATGTGGAAACAGGTTCTTTAACATGTCAGCCCTGAGAAAGCACTCTCTTATTCACACAGGCGAGAGGCCTTTTAAGTGCGACACATGCGGCAAATCTTGCAGATCTAAGTCTGACTTGAACGTCCACATGAGAACCCACACAGGTGAGAGGCCTTACTCCTGTGGCATGTGTGGGAAATCCTTTAATCAGATATCTCATTATTACAGTCACATTAAAATTCACACAGGCGAGAAGCCATTTAGTTGCAAAACATGTGGGAAAAGATTCCATCGGATATCACATTTGAAGGCGCATGTTTGGACTCATGAAAATCGGTTCATGTGCAAAACATGTGGCCAGTCTTGCAGAGATAGTCATGAGTTGAAAGCCCACATGGGAGCCCATACAGGTGAGAGGCCTTACTCCTGCGATATCTGTGGGAAAAGCTTCATTCATATGTCACTTTATCATAGTCACATTAAAGTACACTCAGATGAAAGGTTGTTTACATGTGAGACTTGTGGCAGTTCCTTCATGAATTGTACCAAACTaaagaaacacatgaaagaTGTCCATGAAGGTGGGAAGCTTTAA
- the LOC121506341 gene encoding zinc finger protein 180-like isoform X2, which translates to MTSLLRKITASYRLIFELPQQPICKEDEGLVDPEGTFSPVLEEAEPPRIKEEPEEPCSIQEGERLILKEETDAFMLTPAYKESYHSEPQLKRGHMPFSYNSHVAENQSLEGSKHEDSEPNRNKDPNIIPQNSHNTDVSGVHFGPLQDQQSYKCDTCDKAFRSKSALRTHHRVHTGKETHSCKICGETFSWKSILTLHTRRHKDDRPFSCKICGNRFFNMSALRKHSLIHTGERPFKCDTCGKSCRSKSDLNVHMRTHTGERPYSCGMCGKSFNQISHYYSHIKIHTGEKPFSCKTCGKRFHRISHLKAHVWTHENRFMCKTCGQSCRDSHELKAHMGAHTGERPYSCDICGKSFIHMSLYHSHIKVHSDERLFTCETCGSSFMNCTKLKKHMKDVHEGGKL; encoded by the exons ATGACTTCACTCTTGAGAAAAATTACAGCTTCGTATAGACTTATCTTTG AGCTCCCTCAGCAACCTATCTGTAAGGAAGATGAGGGTCTGGTTGACCCAGAGGGGACCTTCAGTCCAGTCCTAGAGGAAGCAGAGCCTCCACGGATTAAAGAGGAACCAGAGGAACCCTGCAGCATTCAGGAGGGAGAGCGGCTCATACTGAAGGAGGAGACGGACGCGTTCATGTTGACTCCTGCTTATAAGGAAAGTTACCACAGTGAACCACAACTTAAACGTGGACACATGCCATTTTCTTACAACTCTCACGTTGCTGAGAATCAAAGTCTTGAAGGAAGTAAACATGAGGACTCGGAaccaaacagaaacaaagaccCCAACATAATTCCCCAAAACAGTCACAACACTGACGTGTCAGGGGTTCATTTTGGTCCTCTTCAAGATCAGCAGTCTTACAAATGTGACACTTGTGATAAAGCTTTTAGGAGTAAGTCAGCCTTACGGACACATCATCGTGTTCACACTGGTAAAGAAACTCATTCTTGCAAGATCTGTGGGGAAACTTTCAGTTGGAAGTCAATCCTGACTCTTCATACAAGACGCCACAAAGATGACAGGCCCTTTTCTTGCAAAATATGTGGAAACAGGTTCTTTAACATGTCAGCCCTGAGAAAGCACTCTCTTATTCACACAGGCGAGAGGCCTTTTAAGTGCGACACATGCGGCAAATCTTGCAGATCTAAGTCTGACTTGAACGTCCACATGAGAACCCACACAGGTGAGAGGCCTTACTCCTGTGGCATGTGTGGGAAATCCTTTAATCAGATATCTCATTATTACAGTCACATTAAAATTCACACAGGCGAGAAGCCATTTAGTTGCAAAACATGTGGGAAAAGATTCCATCGGATATCACATTTGAAGGCGCATGTTTGGACTCATGAAAATCGGTTCATGTGCAAAACATGTGGCCAGTCTTGCAGAGATAGTCATGAGTTGAAAGCCCACATGGGAGCCCATACAGGTGAGAGGCCTTACTCCTGCGATATCTGTGGGAAAAGCTTCATTCATATGTCACTTTATCATAGTCACATTAAAGTACACTCAGATGAAAGGTTGTTTACATGTGAGACTTGTGGCAGTTCCTTCATGAATTGTACCAAACTaaagaaacacatgaaagaTGTCCATGAAGGTGGGAAGCTTTAA
- the LOC121506342 gene encoding zinc finger protein 431-like yields MYSEESLREFVTERLTAAAEDIFVVFRKTIIEYEEKIERQRKLLDIVWKPDINVYRIKLPQQPICKEDEGLVDPEGNFSPVLEEAEPPRIKEEPEEPCSIQEGEQLILKEETDAFMLTPAYKESYHSEPQLKRGHMPFSYNSHVAENQSLEGSKHEDSEPNRNKDPNIIPQNSHNTDVSGVHFGPLQDQQSYKCDTCDKAFRSKSALRTHHRVHTGKETHSCKICGETFSWKSILTLHTRRHKDDRPFSCKICGNRFFNMSALRKHSLIHTGERPFKCDTCGKSCRSKSDLNVHMRTHTGERPYSCGMCGKSFNHVSNYYGHIKIHTGEKPFSCKTCGKRFHRISHLKAHGWTHENRFMCKTCGQSCRDSHELKAHMGAHTGERPYSCDICGKSFIHMSRYHSHIKVHSDERLFTCETCGSSFMNCTKLKKHMKDVHEGGKL; encoded by the exons ATGTATTCAGAGGAGAGTTTGCGAGAGTTTGTCACGGAGCGACTAACGGCTGCTGCTGAGGAcatatttgtagtttttagGAAAACTATCATAGAATACGAGGAGAAGATCGAGCGACAGCGCAAACTGCTGGATATCGTTTGGAAACCTGACATTAACGTGTACAGAATAA AGCTCCCTCAGCAACCTATCTGTAAGGAAGATGAGGGTCTGGTTGACCCAGAGGGGAACTTCAGTCCAGTCCTAGAGGAAGCAGAGCCTCCACGGATTAAAGAGGAACCAGAGGAACCCTGCAGCATTCAGGAGGGAGAGCAGCTCATACTGAAGGAGGAGACGGACGCGTTCATGTTGACTCCTGCTTATAAGGAAAGTTACCACAGTGAACCACAACTTAAACGTGGACACATGCCATTTTCTTACAACTCTCACGTTGCTGAGAATCAAAGTCTTGAAGGAAGTAAACATGAGGACTCGGAaccaaacagaaacaaagaccCCAACATAATTCCCCAAAACAGTCACAACACTGACGTGTCAGGGGTTCATTTTGGTCCTCTTCAAGATCAGCAGTCTTACAAATGTGACACTTGTGATAAAGCTTTTAGGAGTAAGTCAGCCTTACGGACACATCATCGTGTTCACACTGGTAAAGAAACTCATTCTTGCAAGATCTGTGGGGAAACTTTCAGTTGGAAGTCAATCCTGACTCTTCATACAAGACGCCACAAAGATGACAGGCCCTTTTCTTGCAAAATATGTGGAAACAGGTTCTTTAACATGTCAGCCCTGAGAAAGCACTCTCTTATTCACACAGGCGAGAGGCCTTTTAAGTGCGACACATGCGGCAAATCTTGCAGATCTAAGTCTGACTTGAACGTCCACATGAGAACCCACACAGGTGAGAGGCCTTACTCCTGCGGCATGTGTGGGAAATCCTTTAATCATGTATCGAATTATTACGGTCACATTAAAATTCACACAGGCGAGAAGCCATTTAGTTGCAAAACATGTGGGAAAAGATTCCATCGGATATCACATTTGAAGGCGCACGGTTGGACTCATGAAAATCGGTTCATGTGCAAAACATGTGGCCAGTCTTGCAGAGATAGTCATGAGTTGAAAGCCCACATGGGAGCCCATACAGGTGAGAGGCCTTACTCCTGCGATATCTGTGGGAAAAGCTTCATTCATATGTCACGTTATCATAGTCACATTAAAGTACACTCAGATGAAAGGTTGTTTACATGTGAGACTTGTGGCAGTTCCTTCATGAATTGTACCAAACTaaagaaacacatgaaagaTGTCCATGAAGGTGGGAAGCTTTAA
- the LOC121506145 gene encoding zinc finger protein 436-like isoform X2 — protein sequence MSCSKKKNNKMFSIQSLSDFIEEKLTTAALEIFHFVRKSIVEHEEELEHRRKLLDIALNPHVHLKRIDLPQQLVCKEQEVQTDLQFWNQEMNSSLDQEELCSFQRGEQLELKQETDTFLIAPIHEEGESGEPEPQNEQQLLSRDSHVPKNRDTEVSKHKDSEPKQKKKLGKRQHQNTEAPETGCDSHKGQKRFRSVKNRLQTHQHAHPGREAHTCETCGATFRYKASLALHIGSHTELPQEHVYKEVVVDEQLCNQERNSSPDREEPRIKQEPEEPCSSRDGEQLILKQETEALMWVPAYEESDNGEPEQQHEHLFLSYNSHAAENQDPHRSKQPCPPNIIHQSSHNTDLLKNQCNPHQDQQSYKCDTCDEIFRSKSALRTHQRVHTGKKTHSCKICGKMFSFKSLLTVHVRSHTGERPFSCKTCGKRFCQISVLKKHYRIHTDENPYKCKICGRSCRDNHDLKVHMRTHTGEKPYSCNTCGKTFGQISNLYSHIRSHTEEKQFICDICGKSCRDNHDLKVHMRTHTGEKPFSCNTCGKRFYRISHLNSHMKTHTSERLYTCTTCGKSFCQMSVLRKHIRNHEKPLSCNTCGRPCRDNHDLKVHMRTHTGERPYSCNTCGRTFRQISNLYSHIVVHTEEKPYACDTCGERFSQVSVLKQHTLIHADENQFLLETQ from the exons ATGTCATgtagtaagaaaaaaaacaacaaaatgttttCGATCCAAAGTTTGAGCGATTTTATCGAAGAGAAACTGACAACTGCTGCCTTAGAGATATTTCATTTTGTCAGAAAAAGCATCGTCGAGCACGAGGAGGAGCTCGAGCATCGACGTAAACTGCTGGATATCGCCTTGAATCCTCACGTGCACTTAAAAAGAATAG ATTTGCCACAGCAACTTGTGTGTAAGGAACAGGAGGTTCAGACAGACCTTCAGTTCTGGAACCAGGAGATGAACTCCAGTTTGGACCAGGAGGAACTCTGCAGCTTTCAGAGGGGCGAGCAGCTTGAACTGAAGCAGGAGACTGACACGTTTCTGATAGCTCCTATTCATGAGGAAGGAGAGTCTGGTGAACCTGAACCACAAAATGAGCAGCAGCTCCTGTCTCGTGACTCTCATGTTCCTAAGAATCGAGATACTGAAGTAAGCAAGCACAAGGACTCAGaaccaaaacaaaagaaaaaacttggCAAAAGACAACACCAAAACACTGAAGCACCAGAGACTGGCTGTGATTCTCACAAAGGTCAAAAGCGCTTCAGATCTGTTAAGAATAGATTACAGACGCATCAGCATGCCCACCCAGGTAGAGAAGCACATACTTGTGAGACTTGTGGGGCAACATTCAGGTACAAGGCATCACTGGCACTTCATATTGGAAgtcacacag AGCTCCCACAGGAACACGTGTATAAGGAGGTTGTGGTCGACGAGCAGCTCTGTAACCAGGAGAGGAACTCCAGTCCAGACCGAGAGGAGCCACGGATTAAACAGGAACCAGAGGAGCCCTGCAGCAGCCGGGATGGCGAGCAGCTCATTCTAAAGCAGGAGACTGAGGCGCTCATGTGGGTTCCTGCTTATGAGGAAAGTGACAACGGCGAACCAGAACAACAACATGAACACTTGTTCCTTTCCTACAACTCTCATGCTGCTGAGAATCAAGACCCACACAGAAGCAAGCAGCCCTGCCCACCAAACATAATCCACCAAAGCAGTCACAACACTGACTTGTTAAAGAATCAATGTAACCCTCACCAAGATCAGCAGTCATACAAATGTGACACTTgtgatgaaatttttaggagTAAGTCAGCGTTACGGACACACCAGCGTGTCCACACTGGGAAAAAGACACACTCTTGCAAGATCTGTGggaaaatgttcagttttaagTCATTATTGACAGTTCATGTAAGAAgtcacacaggtgagaggccATTTTCTTGTAAAACATGTGGAAAAAGATTCTGTCAGATATCAGTCTTGAAGAAGCACTATCGCATTCATACAGATGAAAATCCGTATAAGTGCAAAATATGTGGCCGCTCTTGCAGAGATAATCATGACTTGAAGGTGCACATGAGGAcccacacaggtgagaagccttacTCCTGCAACACCTGTGGAAAAACCTTCGGTCAGATATCAAATTTGTACAGCCACATTCGCAGTCACACAGAAGAAAAGCAGTTTATATGCGACATATGTGGCAAATCCTGCCGAGATAATCACGACTTGAAGGTGCACATGAGAACACACACGGGCGAGAAGCCGTTCTCCTGCAACACATGCGGAAAACGCTTCTATCGGATATCGCATCTGAACAGTCACATGAAAACTCACACGAGTGAGAGGCTGTACACTTGCACGACATGCGGGAAAAGCTTCTGTCAGATGTCGGTGTTAAGAAAGCACATTCGAAATCACGAAAAGCCGCTGTCGTGCAACACCTGCGGCCGGCCTTGCAGGGATAATCACGACTTGAAAGTCCACATGAGAACCCACACCGGTGAGAGGCCTTACTCCTGCAACACCTGTGGGAGAACGTTCCGTCAGATATCGAATTTGTACAGCCACATAGTGGTTCACACAGAGGAGAAGCCATATGCATGTGATACGTGTGGAGAGAGATTCTCTCAGGTATCAGTCTTGAAACAGCACACTCTCATTCATGCTGATGAAAATCAGTTTCTGTTGGAAACACAGTAG
- the LOC121506145 gene encoding zinc finger protein 436-like isoform X1 produces MSCSKKKNNKMFSIQSLSDFIEEKLTTAALEIFHFVRKSIVEHEEELEHRRKLLDIALNPHVHLKRIDVQQQHACKEEQVQADPQLCNRERNSSADREPPRIIEDQEECDSFKEEEKLTLKQETDTKNLPQQLVCKEQEVQTDLQFWNQEMNSSLDQEELCSFQRGEQLELKQETDTFLIAPIHEEGESGEPEPQNEQQLLSRDSHVPKNRDTEVSKHKDSEPKQKKKLGKRQHQNTEAPETGCDSHKGQKRFRSVKNRLQTHQHAHPGREAHTCETCGATFRYKASLALHIGSHTELPQEHVYKEVVVDEQLCNQERNSSPDREEPRIKQEPEEPCSSRDGEQLILKQETEALMWVPAYEESDNGEPEQQHEHLFLSYNSHAAENQDPHRSKQPCPPNIIHQSSHNTDLLKNQCNPHQDQQSYKCDTCDEIFRSKSALRTHQRVHTGKKTHSCKICGKMFSFKSLLTVHVRSHTGERPFSCKTCGKRFCQISVLKKHYRIHTDENPYKCKICGRSCRDNHDLKVHMRTHTGEKPYSCNTCGKTFGQISNLYSHIRSHTEEKQFICDICGKSCRDNHDLKVHMRTHTGEKPFSCNTCGKRFYRISHLNSHMKTHTSERLYTCTTCGKSFCQMSVLRKHIRNHEKPLSCNTCGRPCRDNHDLKVHMRTHTGERPYSCNTCGRTFRQISNLYSHIVVHTEEKPYACDTCGERFSQVSVLKQHTLIHADENQFLLETQ; encoded by the exons ATGTCATgtagtaagaaaaaaaacaacaaaatgttttCGATCCAAAGTTTGAGCGATTTTATCGAAGAGAAACTGACAACTGCTGCCTTAGAGATATTTCATTTTGTCAGAAAAAGCATCGTCGAGCACGAGGAGGAGCTCGAGCATCGACGTAAACTGCTGGATATCGCCTTGAATCCTCACGTGCACTTAAAAAGAATAG ATGTGCAACAGCAGCATGCATGTAAGGAGGAGCAGGTTCAGGCTGATCCGCAGCTTTGTAATAGGGAGAGGAACTCCAGTGCGGACCGAGAGCCTCCACGGATTATAGAGGATCAGGAGGAATGCGACAGCtttaaagaggaggagaagctcACACTGAAGCAGGAGACTGACACAAAAA ATTTGCCACAGCAACTTGTGTGTAAGGAACAGGAGGTTCAGACAGACCTTCAGTTCTGGAACCAGGAGATGAACTCCAGTTTGGACCAGGAGGAACTCTGCAGCTTTCAGAGGGGCGAGCAGCTTGAACTGAAGCAGGAGACTGACACGTTTCTGATAGCTCCTATTCATGAGGAAGGAGAGTCTGGTGAACCTGAACCACAAAATGAGCAGCAGCTCCTGTCTCGTGACTCTCATGTTCCTAAGAATCGAGATACTGAAGTAAGCAAGCACAAGGACTCAGaaccaaaacaaaagaaaaaacttggCAAAAGACAACACCAAAACACTGAAGCACCAGAGACTGGCTGTGATTCTCACAAAGGTCAAAAGCGCTTCAGATCTGTTAAGAATAGATTACAGACGCATCAGCATGCCCACCCAGGTAGAGAAGCACATACTTGTGAGACTTGTGGGGCAACATTCAGGTACAAGGCATCACTGGCACTTCATATTGGAAgtcacacag AGCTCCCACAGGAACACGTGTATAAGGAGGTTGTGGTCGACGAGCAGCTCTGTAACCAGGAGAGGAACTCCAGTCCAGACCGAGAGGAGCCACGGATTAAACAGGAACCAGAGGAGCCCTGCAGCAGCCGGGATGGCGAGCAGCTCATTCTAAAGCAGGAGACTGAGGCGCTCATGTGGGTTCCTGCTTATGAGGAAAGTGACAACGGCGAACCAGAACAACAACATGAACACTTGTTCCTTTCCTACAACTCTCATGCTGCTGAGAATCAAGACCCACACAGAAGCAAGCAGCCCTGCCCACCAAACATAATCCACCAAAGCAGTCACAACACTGACTTGTTAAAGAATCAATGTAACCCTCACCAAGATCAGCAGTCATACAAATGTGACACTTgtgatgaaatttttaggagTAAGTCAGCGTTACGGACACACCAGCGTGTCCACACTGGGAAAAAGACACACTCTTGCAAGATCTGTGggaaaatgttcagttttaagTCATTATTGACAGTTCATGTAAGAAgtcacacaggtgagaggccATTTTCTTGTAAAACATGTGGAAAAAGATTCTGTCAGATATCAGTCTTGAAGAAGCACTATCGCATTCATACAGATGAAAATCCGTATAAGTGCAAAATATGTGGCCGCTCTTGCAGAGATAATCATGACTTGAAGGTGCACATGAGGAcccacacaggtgagaagccttacTCCTGCAACACCTGTGGAAAAACCTTCGGTCAGATATCAAATTTGTACAGCCACATTCGCAGTCACACAGAAGAAAAGCAGTTTATATGCGACATATGTGGCAAATCCTGCCGAGATAATCACGACTTGAAGGTGCACATGAGAACACACACGGGCGAGAAGCCGTTCTCCTGCAACACATGCGGAAAACGCTTCTATCGGATATCGCATCTGAACAGTCACATGAAAACTCACACGAGTGAGAGGCTGTACACTTGCACGACATGCGGGAAAAGCTTCTGTCAGATGTCGGTGTTAAGAAAGCACATTCGAAATCACGAAAAGCCGCTGTCGTGCAACACCTGCGGCCGGCCTTGCAGGGATAATCACGACTTGAAAGTCCACATGAGAACCCACACCGGTGAGAGGCCTTACTCCTGCAACACCTGTGGGAGAACGTTCCGTCAGATATCGAATTTGTACAGCCACATAGTGGTTCACACAGAGGAGAAGCCATATGCATGTGATACGTGTGGAGAGAGATTCTCTCAGGTATCAGTCTTGAAACAGCACACTCTCATTCATGCTGATGAAAATCAGTTTCTGTTGGAAACACAGTAG
- the mmadhca gene encoding metabolism of cobalamin associated Da, whose protein sequence is MSSSVLCGRGRLVLSQASGHQHLAALRVGRTRTFSAASSDEPYIAVSPADSGPRTVWPDESMGPFGPQDQRFQLPGNVGFDCHLDGVSDQKKTPVHRTVPDVLTAPSSAERQQFILAQFVHEFQGKLGPISTRVHKAEQYFNQTGTDCSINSCPELLKKDLELLFPSAPTTSITVVTVTQRSGRCEEVEEQDREKLLSKFVSGAKEMCFALWTAGYWADFIDPTTGEAFFASPSTQTPLQTEEELRHLGFHIQASGSCTVIRHILRGTPLFVGTVFTNAPTHSAAIARLQGLSNGKDDEE, encoded by the exons ATGTCCAGCAGT GTGCTGTGTGGTCGGGGCAGGTTGGTCCTCTCTCAGGCATCTGGACATCAACATTTAGCTGCTCTGCGTGTGGGTAGAACCAGAACTTTCTCTGCTGCAAGCTCAGATGAGCCTTACATAGCTGTTTCACCTGCAGACTCAG GTCCAAGGACAGTATGGCCTGATGAGAGCATGGGACCATTCGGACCTCAGGACCAGCGCTTTCAGTTACCGGGCAACGTCGGCTTTGACTGCCACTTGGACGGTGTTTCGGACCAAAAGAAGACCCCAGTCCACAGGACGGTACCTGATGTACTCACGGCTCCAAGCAGTGCAGAGAGACAGCAGTTCATACTCGCCCAGTTTGTTCATGAGTTCCAG GGAAAACTTGGACCTATATCCACAAGAGTCCATAAAGCGGAGCAGTATTTTAATCAGACGGGCACAGACTGCTCCATAAACTCCTGTCCTGAACTATTAAAGAAAG ATCTGGAGCTGCTCTTCCCCTCGGCGCCCACCACTTCAATCACAGTCGTGACGGTGACACAGAGGAGCGGTCGGTgtgaggaggtggaggagcaggacagagaaaagctgctaaGCAAA TTTGTGAGCGGTGCAAAGGAGATGTGCTTCGCTCTGTGGACGGCAGGTTACTGGGCGGACTTCATCGACCCGACAACAGGAGAAGCA TTCTTCGCGTCTCCGTCAACTCAAACCCCGCTGCAAACAGAAGAGGAGCTGCGACATTTGGGTTTCCACATCCAAGCGTCAGGCTCCTGCACGGTCATCCGCCACATCCTGAGAGGAACACCTTTGTTTGTGGGGACCGTCTTCACCAACGCACCCACTCACAGCGCTGCTATTGCGAGACTGCAAGGACTTTCTAATGGCAAAGATGATGAggaatag